The proteins below come from a single Sorghum bicolor cultivar BTx623 chromosome 4, Sorghum_bicolor_NCBIv3, whole genome shotgun sequence genomic window:
- the LOC8068935 gene encoding uncharacterized protein LOC8068935: MDSTRSNQVAGTRSSTIASRAAATAPPLLTMPGGELADAIMGGGGGGGADGDPRAALLRLAALGDRMAAVRGRISASISGEARPLSYADIQSVSSEISSAAQLVVLNAAELLACSVPFPAPLPPPPSAAPSPAPVREIPAVAASVQEQQPLEAAKGDGGGYEVVELDAAELLAEHVHFCEICGKGFRRDANLRMHMRAHGDRFKTLDALSRPGHGHGQPPKLPAGSNVRFSCPFAGCNRNRAHRRFRPLKSAVCARNHFRRSHCPKLYACERCGGKKRFAVLADLRSHLRHCGEEAQWRCSCGTTFSRKDKLFGHLALFEGHTPAITKPNKDVVTGPTESTIDAMEEGGFEEGNPDREEDEEGGYDPEFFKEWMEELRGGASGSNWPGPAAAGQ; encoded by the coding sequence ATGGACTCCACAAGGAGCAACCAGGTCGCCGGCACGCGCAGCAGCACCATCGCGTCGAGGGCTGCTGCCACGGCCCCGCCTTTGCTGACCATGCCGGGCGGCGAACTCGCTGACGCCAtcatgggcggcggcggcggcggcggagcggaCGGGGACCCGCGGGCCGCCCTCCTCCGTCTGGCTGCCCTCGGGGACCGCATGGCCGCCGTCCGGGGCCGTATCTCCGCCTCCATCTCGGGCGAGGCCCGGCCCCTCTCCTACGCCGACATCCAATCCGTCTCCTCCGAGATCTCCTCCGCCGCGCAACTCGTCGTCCTCAACGCCGCGGAGCTCCTCGCTTGCTCCGTCCCCTTCCCCGCCCCACTTCCACCTCCTCCCTCCGCCGCTCCTTCTCCCGCTCCCGTCCGAGAGATCCCCGCTGTGGCCGCCTCCGTCCAAGAGCAGCAACCCCTGGAGGCCGCCaagggcgacggcggcggctacGAGGTCGTGGAGCTCGACGCCGCCGAGCTGCTAGCGGAGCACGTCCACTTCTGCGAGATCTGCGGCAAGGGCTTCCGCCGCGACGCCAACCTCAGGATGCACATGCGCGCCCACGGCGACCGCTTCAAGACCCTCGACGCGCTCTCCCGCCctggccacggccacggccagccGCCCAAGCTGCCCGCGGGCAGCAACGTGCGCTTCTCCTGCCCCTTCGCCGGCTGCAACAGGAACCGCGCGCACCGCCGCTTCCGCCCGCTCAAGTCGGCGGTGTGCGCGCGGAACCACTTCCGCCGCAGCCACTGCCCCAAGCTCTACGCCTGCGAGCGCTGTGGCGGCAAGAAGCGCTTCGCTGTCCTGGCCGATCTCCGCAGCCACCTCCGCCACTGTGGGGAGGAGGCACAGTGGCGCTGCTCCTGCGGCACCACCTTCTCCCGCAAGGACAAGCTCTTCGGTCATCTCGCGCTCTTTGAAGGCCACACGCCGGCAATCACTAAGCCAAACAAGGATGTGGTGACAGGACCTACAGAGTCCACCATTGATGCTATGGAGGAAGGGGGATTTGAAGAAGGCAATCCTGACcgggaggaggatgaggagggtGGTTATGATCCAGAGTTCTTCAAGGAGTGGATGGAGGAGCTCAGAGGTGGTGCTAGTGGCTCCAACTGGCCTGGACCAGCGGCAGCCGGACAATAG